AGACGGAAGTAGAGCTCCCCAACCGTACTGGAAAAAAGTCCATAAGATTTAGTTCCGTGGATTTTTAGAATTACACCAAGCaggttgtccgtaatagagaggtgtccactaagagaggttctactgcagtagaatctctctattaaggacaccctaaggactgacaagtgctgatcttaatagagaggtgtcctggttagagaggtcaaattgaatggcaacaaccaatttgggaccaaaactagtgtccttaatagagaggttgtccttaatagagaggtatcactaagggaggttctactatatgcTTAAATTTACCATTCATGTTCTCACCTTTTTGAGGACGGGTCTTTGACCAGCTCTGCTCCGACAATGTCTCGAGACAAACCAACCGACACCTGAGGAAGAAAAGTCGACAATGAAGACCTGAAAAACCtgacatttttttcagacattaCGTTATTCAGCCCCTGACCTCGCAGTTAATAATAGAATTcaggggtcatactaaacagcgtccaccaggtttaaaagcatatgtgacccgttccagcaaaaccagtcgcatgtcgctctgagcttggcaggttgaaacagactgtttgttcatttcacgattgtctgccttttgtgaaatctgacgccatcaatttcttctattatctcctggtgtcatctaggctcatcttatgtgcgacatgcgactagtTTTGCTAGAACAGGTCACATATTTAAAGCCATCAAGATAAAATCTAATattcataaacgaaataagcaggacattttccacattttctgatcgtttcatgacatttgtgtgctagattagcaAGTTGTTGCCTAAAATGTACCAGTGTTCACTGGTCACCCAGTCGGTGGcattgttggatttgacttggaggaaatgatagggcttccctaTACTACAGGggccttgtgattttagacaacatctcccttattttacacccaaatgtcatgaaattttcaggaaatgtgttctaTGGTGTACTTATTCCATTTATGGcttctaaattttattttgatgacttgatacccgactttaaacctggtggacgctgtttaggatgaccggaattcaggcctagcccaatacatggtctattgtctttaaacaaagtccgTTTGGaccttggcctaaattcccattgttctactgactTATCAAAGGGTTTAAAGGACAAATCATGATCACATAGACCCCaagaaacagctttcatggagGTTGATACGCTTAAACACGAAAATGCAAATAAAGGTATATGGGGACCCTCACCCCCTCATTTGGGCCCAGGGGATGTTAATTGCCCCGTTTACAGTAGTGAACTTCCGGTAATTGAAACACAATGGAACAtctctaagcggacacctctgtaattaggacaccctctctaagacactgattttggtcccaaattggtcattttcactcaatttcacctctgtgatcaggtcacctctctataCTTCCTTAGTCATCTTCATCCCTAGTGCTGGGACATTAGGCCTTCACCTCACTATAAAGCACTTCGACTCTCAGacccaaggttgtccttaacctcttgaatcccggtgaccaaCCAGtcactcattttgaaataacgttttttcccaacgaccgacaggtcggtctcagtgatattttattcccttgagctgggacgctagctTATTGCTTGTttcagcgtgtttgatgtacagtagggtcagttagagcatgcctgggtagatggcgcctcggtaccggactttggcggttgtatgcgggcgctatacatcgtgaaagtcagacccaatttcgcaaccacgtgaccaccctgggaccccgggattttcaagttcttggattcaagaggttaatagAGCGGTTCTTAAGTACCTGCATGGTTACTTACCCCCAGCAGAGCCTCCAGCTCGTTGACGATGCCCTGTCCGCCATCTTGTCCCTGAGCGGCGTTACATGCCAAGAAGTCGAGGCGGAGGTTCGCTGCCTCCTTATTGCCATGGAGACTGAAGAGTTTGGAGAAGAAGCCACGAATACCTGCGTGGTCAAGGACGGTATCTTTATTGAGCGGCTGTAAATTTAGAGATTCAAAATTGTACATGGAAGACGGAAGTGTAGAACTTTTTTTAGccgcatcattttcaatgttgtcaggccaagctggctacccagtggactggttatcactgggggtggtagccactgaaccagttcattgttaaggtcaggtcagtgcagggttgttgctgaaccttttttagccacatcattttcaatgttgtcagaccaagctggctacccagtggactggttaccactggcggtggtagcctctgaaccagttcaccgttaaggtcaggtcagtgcagggtcgttgctgaaccttttttagccacatcattttcaatgttgtcagaccaagctggctaccgagtggactggttatcactggcggtggtagcctctgaaccagttcaatgttaaggtcaggtcagtgcagggtcattgctgaaccttttttagccgcatcattttcaatgttgtcagaccaagctggctacccagtggactggttatcactggcgatggtagccactgaaccagttcactgttaaggtcaggtcagtgcagggtcgttgctgaaccttttttagccacatcattttcaatgttgtcaggcctagctggctacccagtggactggttatcactggcgatggtagccactgagccagttcattgttcaggtcaggtcagtgcagggtcattgctgaaccttttttagccacatcattttcaatgttgtcaggcctagctggctacccagtggactggtgatcactggcggtggtagccactgagccagttcattgttaaggtcaggtcagtgcagggtcattgctgcaccttttttagccacatcattttcaatgttgtcaggcctagctggctacccagtggactggtaatcactggcgatggtagccactgagccagttcattgttaaggtcaggtcagtgcagggtcattgctgaaccttttttagccacatcattttcaatgttgtcagaccaagctggctacccagtggactggttatcactggcgatggtagcctctgaaccagttcaatgttaaggtcaggtcagtgcagggttgttgctgaaccttttttagccacatcattttcaatgttgtcagaccaagctggctacccagtggactggttatcactggcggtggtagcctctgaaccagttcattgttaaggtcaggtcagtgcagggttgttgctgaaccttttttagccacatcattttcaatgttgtcagaccaagctggctacccagtggactggttatcactggcgatggtagccactgaaccagttcactgttaaggtcaggtcagtgcagagtcgttgctgaaccttttttagccacatcattttcaatgttgtcagaccaagctggctaccgagtggactggttatcactggcagtggtagcctctgaaccagttcactggtaaggtcaggtcagtgcagggtcgttgctgaaccttttttagccacatcattttcaatgttgtcagaccaagctggctacccagtggactggttatcactggcgatggtagccactgaaccagttcattgttacggtcaggtcagtgcagggtcgttgctgaaccttttttaaccacatcattttcaatgttgtcagaccaagctggctaccgagtggactggttatcactggcgatggtagccactgaaccagttcattgttacggtcaggtcagtgcagggtcgttgctgaaccttttttagccacatcattttcaatgttgtcagaccaagctggctacccagtggactggttatcactggcagtggtagcctctgaaccagttcactggtaaggtcaggtcagtgcagggtcgttgctgaaccttttttagccacatcattttcaatgttgtcagaccaagctggctacccagtggactggttatcactggcgatggtagccactgaaccagttcattgttacggtcaggtcagtgcagggtcgttgctgaacctttttcaaccacatcattttcaatgttgtcagaccaagctggctaccgagtggactggttatcactggcgatggtagcctctgaaccagttcattgttacggtcaggtcagtgcagggtcgttgctgaaccttttttagccacatcattttcaatgttgtcagaccaagctggctacccagtagactggttatcactggcgatggtagcctctgaaccagttcactggtaaggtcaggtcagtgcagggtcgttgctgaaccttttttagccacatcattttcaatgttgtcagaccaagctggctacccagtggactggttatcactggcgatggtagccactgaaccagttcattgttacggtcaggtcagtgcagggtcgttgctgaaccttttttaaccacatcattttcaatgttgtcagaccaagctggctaccgagTGGagtggttatcactggcgatggtagccactgaaccagttcattgttacggtcaggtcagtgcagggtcgttgctgaaccttttttagccacatcattttcaatgttgtcagaccaagctggctacccagtggactggttatcactggcgattgtagccactgaaccagttaaatgttaaggtcaggtcagtgcagggtcgttgctgaaccttttttagccacatcattttcaatgttgtcagaccaagctggctacccagtggactggttatcactggcgattgtagccactgaaccagttaaatgttaaggtcaggtcagtgcagggttgttgctgaaccttttttagccacatcattttcaatgttgtcagaccaagctggctacccagtggactggttatcactggcgatggtagccactgaaccagttcattgttaaggtcaggtcagtgcagggtcattgctgaaccttttttagctgcatcattttcaatgttgtcagaccaagctggctaccgagtggactggttatcactggcgatggtagcctctgaaccagttcaatgttaaggtcaggtcagtgcagggtcattgctgaaccttttttagctgcatcattttcaatgttgtcagaccaagctggctaccgagtggactggttatcactggcgatggtagcctctgaaccagttcaatgttaaggtcaggtcagtgcagggtcgttgctgaaccttttttaaccacatcattttcaatgttgtcagaccaagctggctaccgagtggactggttatcactggcgatggtagcctctgaaccagttcattgttatggtcaggtcagtgcagggtcgttgctgaaccttttttagctacatcattttcaatgttgtcagaccaagctggctacccagtggactggttatcactggcgatggtagccactaaaccagttcattgttaaggtcaggtcagtgcagggtcattgctgaaccttttttagctacatcattttcaatgttgtcagaccaagctggctacccagtggttATCACTGGCAGGGTCTTTGCTGAAGGTTTCTGATGTCAAAATATTGCCCAAAAGAAACGCGCTACCTTTTGGAATTGACAATATGCATTAGTTAGCCCTAAAGGAGGAATCAGCGGCTGAAATGgacttacagtagaacctctctattaaggacaccctcgggacttcAGGGAGAcgcaggagctaaagggttaaaaaacaaaaagagAAATTTTATGGGTTTTTGCCACAGGCCGCTAACCCCAGCGCGGTTGTCTGGCCCCCTGGTTCAGCCTGGTGCCTCATGACCTGCTCATAGTAAGTAGCTGGAAAgtcccgaatgacctaccttttcctctttcccacacaactgtatcacgcccaccgggccaTGGAGAACTAAGGCAACACTGTGAAACTTCTTATTGAGCAGGAATTGGCCTATTAAACCTGTAAGAGAAGGGAGCTGAGGTTAACATGtgttttgaatactttgtacattttggGGATTCTTTTTCCTGCTGttttgtatgacgtcatttccttTGATACATCATTATGTCGCCGTCTTTGTGGTTATCTCCGTTACGTATTTTGGTTGGGTTAACgccatttttagaatcattcgcAGACGTCAGTCCTGTTTTCCTTTATAACATGAAAATCGCACTCTTAGGtatgattacagtagaacctctctattaagaacacccttgggactgcaaattactgtccttaataaagaggtgtcctgattagaggtcaaattgaatggaaacagccaatttgggaccaaaactagtgtccttaatagagaggtgtccactgtactTTCCTTTCAATTTCTCTTTGATTTGTTGGTAATGTTCATCCGCAATAccatatttatttcattgcctcatgtctgtatatttgtttttgcagaacGTGTTTTTATCATAATAAATCAAGAACGtttactctttcactgccaataacgttttaaaacgttactgaaaataggtcgctaaattgccaataacgtttctgaacgttatctcagtgtttccatctactcatcaaaaagtaaaccaaactattgattctatgttgatttaaacctcccgccatgtctTCCGAAGTGTTCTCGGAAGGATTCGgctcaatctcgtccccaggaagtgggtatttcgagtcaggtgaattggtgaagatagaccaatttagccccctcccccccaaatcCTCATCCTTCtgactctcaataagtccttctgagactgTTATCTCGAGGCGATGGAGTGGAACCATCTCGAGTCCTTCTGACACCTTATAGTGGTGCGCTattctcaaccatcattacccttccttttcatgctattgctaattcCAACCATGACACTTCCCTCTCATAGTCATACATGCTAGAGCTATCTCTAACCATGACGATGTCTCGAACTTATATTGCAAAAACGTCACTTAAGGCAGTAGGGCATTCTGTAGAGACATAATGTTCTTGATTTTACttcaaattacagtagaacctcccttagcggacacctccctattaaggacaacctctctattaaggacactagttttggtcccaaattggttgtttccattcaatttgacctctctaatcaggacacttctattaaggacagcacttgtcagtcccgagggtgtccttagtagtgaggttctactgtcatGAGTTTTTGGTGCCTAACCTACCTATCAAACCATCAAAAGTCGATGTCTCGAACTTATATTGCAAAAACGTCACTTGAGGCAGTAGGGCATTCTGTAGAGACATAATGTTCTTTATCTTACTTGAAACCACCAGTAACCGCGGTGGAAAATCGGCGCGGCTTCCCTGACGATCGTACTTCAGCGACCGCAATCGCGATAACACAACCTCGGCATGCTCATTATCATAAATGCCCTGATCGCTATGCTGTCCGTTGGAATCGCTGCGCTGACGACGCGGGCTCACAAACACCGCCCCGCCATCAGAATAACTCCTCGTGTGTTCCTTGACTAACTTTTCTTTCTGATTTCTCGCCGCAGTCTGTCCGCTTACAGGACGCTCTTTGCCAATATTTTCCGAGTCCGGCTCAGACTTATTTTTCCCGTGTTCCGTATTCGTCTGATTATTGCCACCCTTACGATCCGCGCTGTTCTGCTGTTCAATCTCTCCCTGCACGGATATATTCGTGCGTCGGTCCGCCTCTGCTTCCCGACCGAGTCTCTCGCGTTCCTGAATCGTTTCGTCGCGAGCATTGTCCACATCCTGATCACCACTCGTGCAGTCACCCGCCCCATTCCTTGGCACCTCCTCCTCAGGATTCCTCCGAGTCCGACCTTTCTTCTCACCACTACCGACTGAATCCACCGCTTTCTCGCACTTTGAAATCGGCTCACTCCCCGCCTCCTTTGATTTCACCCGCTCCGTTTTTCCTCGAttttccgaatacccactttcACCGTCTTTGGTGTTAACTCTGGAACCACTGGAATGCCCATGTCTTCGCTTCTTCTCTTTTGATCTATTCTGGGATTGCTCTGGTGGTCCAGGCCCACCTGTAACATCCCTGGAGTCTGCCATGTTGATGACAACGGCGTTCCAGGACTTGGCTTTTGCTTTGTTTGTTAAGGACGGCACAAGTGTCAGGTCATCAGAGTTGCATGCTCACGTCAGCAGTGTCCTAGAGATTCTGAAGGAACAATCATATTCAATTAGCCTACAATTATGTACAATCATGTTAATCACATCTCATCAACTATAATTTTAAAAGGTTACGTGTTCAcctgtggtccagttaaatagaaatccactaatcaCACAATGCTGTACTGCAGTTatggccagagccctctattaaaaaCTGTGTACATAAAagtgtacattgttgttcataagttttggtaaaaaaagtacaccttggaccaatcaatctgcacaaaattttatatgtgtcaagaacaaccctttgccaatagcataataaagtttaaaaacattccaataccgattgcctgagaaaaagagatttccgtacaccatatccatcaaaacgtcactgacgcattgatatggcgctgtcaaaatacaagttctaaactgaccagtgagaccacattttcttaaatatattatcaaaaagcatatttctgtgatggcctgactctgtagattaagaatcagccacagattgagaattaattccactttggtccatcccagccatgtatttaccacaacttgacattttaataagctctatgtAACTGTGCACACTTCCGTTTGTGGATGAATACACGTCTC
Above is a genomic segment from Lineus longissimus chromosome 14, tnLinLong1.2, whole genome shotgun sequence containing:
- the LOC135499037 gene encoding uncharacterized protein LOC135499037 — translated: MADSRDVTGGPGPPEQSQNRSKEKKRRHGHSSGSRVNTKDGESGYSENRGKTERVKSKEAGSEPISKCEKAVDSVGSGEKKGRTRRNPEEEVPRNGAGDCTSGDQDVDNARDETIQERERLGREAEADRRTNISVQGEIEQQNSADRKGGNNQTNTEHGKNKSEPDSENIGKERPVSGQTAARNQKEKLVKEHTRSYSDGGAVFVSPRRQRSDSNGQHSDQGIYDNEHAEVVLSRLRSLKYDRQGSRADFPPRLLVVSSKIKNIMSLQNALLPQVTFLQYKFETSTFDGLIGLIGQFLLNKKFHSVALVLHGPVGVIQLCGKEEKPLNKDTVLDHAGIRGFFSKLFSLHGNKEAANLRLDFLACNAAQGQDGGQGIVNELEALLGVSVGLSRDIVGAELVKDPSSKSTVGELYFRLECLRGWSGHYQQSMAGFEKIRTVGKGAYGAAVLYRKRDDDSLVILKEINMHDLNAAERQLALNEVKVLAILDHPNIISYYDSFEEDGVLMIEMEYANGGTLAQYLSHRDAPLDEKEILEIFQQMVAAIRHIHEHNILHRDMKTANIFLTKEGVVKVGDFGISKIMSTADKGANTVLGMPYYISPEMCEGKEYNDKSDIWALGCILYEMACLQKTFEGSNLPALVNKIMKGQFAPVKGNYSEDFKNLIKDMLEREPEYRPSANELMYRRLPEKMSTTPQQRKIYKFPMVKDVALLKEIVAINPFSEPSKWKEVLQNFNFYFTGEGQEKKDATERGIVDRFAVLLTKFKKDELTSVRVKLSRRRKQVKT